A portion of the Roseovarius sp. SCSIO 43702 genome contains these proteins:
- a CDS encoding DUF6362 family protein: MADPKTWTAGHVADHFEEAFRTLRKLPPVKVQGYFSAWPNIVRTSREIAAMEPQPMRVRPSPSAITRLERTFDWVLWIEEAERKLIWSRAARVPWKQISGELGCDRTTAWRRWQLALTKIAARLNAA, from the coding sequence ATGGCTGATCCCAAAACATGGACCGCTGGTCATGTGGCCGACCATTTCGAGGAGGCGTTCCGCACCCTGCGCAAGCTGCCGCCGGTGAAGGTGCAGGGCTACTTCAGCGCCTGGCCCAATATCGTGCGGACCAGCCGCGAAATCGCCGCAATGGAGCCGCAGCCCATGCGGGTCAGGCCATCACCCTCTGCCATCACGCGGCTCGAGCGAACCTTCGATTGGGTGCTCTGGATCGAGGAGGCCGAGCGCAAGCTGATTTGGTCTCGCGCGGCCCGCGTGCCGTGGAAACAGATCAGCGGTGAGCTGGGATGCGATCGCACAACAGCGTGGCGGCGCTGGCAGCTGGCGCTCACCAAGATCGCGGCGCGGCTGAATGCGGCGTGA
- a CDS encoding site-specific DNA-methyltransferase → MSDRELAIEYRALDSLVPYARNARTHSEAQIAEIAGSIREFGFTNPVLISEDDTLIAGHGRVLAARLLGMETVPSIVLTGLTESQRRALVLADNRIALNAGWDESLLALEISDLKEAGYDLGIMGFEDGELDRLLLGAEDEEGSTAPSVIPEPPRNPVSQLGDLWVLGEHRLLCGDSTSSDDVRRLMNGERAILFATDPPYLVDYDGSNHPTRNKDWSQSYGTTWDDSSQGAELYDGFIAAAVAEAITEDAAWYCWHASRRQAMLEECWEKAGAFVHQQIIWVKDRGVLTRSHYLWKHEPCLMGWRRPNRPPKVADETLASTWEMPSFTKEERPDHPTPKPLDAFGIPMRQHVARGGLCYEPFAGSGSQIMAGEANGRRVFAMEISPAYVDVAVERWQAETGREAILDGDGRNFADVKAERLSETPAAAESVAAA, encoded by the coding sequence GTGTCCGATCGCGAACTTGCCATTGAGTACCGTGCGCTCGATAGTCTCGTGCCCTATGCGCGCAATGCTCGCACCCACTCCGAGGCACAGATTGCCGAGATCGCCGGCTCGATCCGCGAATTCGGGTTCACCAACCCGGTGTTGATTTCTGAGGATGACACGTTGATTGCGGGCCACGGCCGGGTGCTGGCCGCGCGACTGCTCGGGATGGAGACCGTGCCGAGCATTGTGCTGACCGGCCTGACGGAGAGCCAGCGCCGGGCGCTGGTGCTGGCTGACAACCGCATCGCGCTGAATGCCGGGTGGGACGAAAGCCTGTTGGCGCTGGAAATCAGCGATCTGAAAGAGGCAGGGTATGATCTTGGGATCATGGGGTTCGAGGACGGTGAGCTCGACCGGCTTTTGTTGGGGGCGGAGGACGAAGAAGGATCAACCGCGCCGAGCGTGATCCCGGAGCCGCCGCGCAATCCAGTGTCACAATTGGGCGACCTTTGGGTGCTTGGGGAGCATCGGCTGCTCTGTGGTGACAGCACAAGCTCCGATGACGTGCGGCGTCTGATGAATGGCGAGCGGGCCATCCTGTTCGCAACCGATCCGCCGTATCTGGTGGATTACGACGGCTCCAACCACCCGACACGCAACAAAGACTGGTCGCAGTCTTACGGCACCACATGGGACGACAGCAGCCAGGGCGCGGAGCTTTACGACGGGTTCATTGCCGCCGCGGTGGCCGAGGCGATCACCGAGGATGCCGCCTGGTATTGCTGGCACGCCTCGCGCCGCCAGGCGATGCTGGAGGAATGCTGGGAGAAAGCCGGTGCCTTCGTGCATCAGCAGATCATCTGGGTGAAAGACCGCGGCGTGCTGACCCGCTCGCATTACCTGTGGAAGCACGAGCCTTGTCTGATGGGCTGGCGTCGCCCGAACCGACCACCAAAGGTCGCAGACGAAACGCTGGCCTCGACCTGGGAGATGCCGAGCTTCACCAAGGAGGAGCGCCCGGACCATCCGACGCCGAAACCGCTCGACGCATTCGGGATCCCAATGCGCCAGCATGTGGCGCGTGGTGGGCTCTGCTATGAGCCCTTCGCAGGCTCCGGCTCGCAGATCATGGCGGGCGAGGCCAATGGCCGACGCGTCTTCGCGATGGAGATCAGCCCCGCCTATGTCGACGTCGCCGTGGAACGCTGGCAGGCGGAGACGGGGCGCGAGGCGATCCTCGACGGGGACGGTCGGAACTTTGCCGACGTGAAGGCCGAGCGGCTGAGCGAGACCCCGGCCGCGGCCGAGAGTGTCGCCGCGGCATGA
- a CDS encoding HNH endonuclease: MAVRTPIHRPVGRRDKRETDRDYARKRDPAVLALYASTRWKRARKLFLAQHPLCAECQRQGRVSAANTVDHIIPHRGDTERFWDQDGWQALCASCHSRKTAAEDGGFGNKRR, encoded by the coding sequence ATGGCTGTTCGCACGCCCATCCATCGCCCGGTGGGGCGACGCGACAAACGTGAGACCGACCGGGACTACGCCCGCAAGCGCGATCCGGCTGTGCTTGCGCTTTACGCATCCACCCGCTGGAAGCGTGCCCGGAAACTCTTCCTGGCCCAGCATCCGCTCTGCGCCGAATGCCAGCGCCAGGGGCGCGTGAGTGCGGCCAACACCGTCGATCACATCATCCCGCACCGCGGCGACACCGAGCGGTTCTGGGATCAGGACGGCTGGCAGGCGCTCTGTGCCAGCTGTCACAGCCGCAAGACCGCCGCCGAGGATGGCGGCTTCGGCAACAAGCGGCGCTGA
- a CDS encoding crossover junction endodeoxyribonuclease RuvC encodes MQEGGGLRQCILALDLGTSTGWAVHGHDGLITSGTVSFRPGRFDGGGMRFLRFTNWMTELDRLSGPIAAIWFEEVRRHAGTDAAHVYGGLMATLTAWAEMRGVPYEGVPVGTIKRFATGKGNAPKQAMIDAARARGFSPADDNEADAIAILLWALETRGGVA; translated from the coding sequence ATGCAGGAGGGTGGTGGATTGCGCCAGTGCATCCTCGCGCTCGATCTCGGCACCTCGACCGGCTGGGCGGTGCATGGCCATGACGGTCTGATCACCAGCGGCACCGTGTCCTTCCGTCCCGGCCGTTTCGACGGCGGCGGCATGCGCTTCCTGCGGTTCACCAACTGGATGACCGAATTGGACCGGCTGTCCGGGCCCATCGCCGCCATCTGGTTCGAAGAAGTCCGGCGGCATGCAGGCACCGACGCGGCCCATGTCTATGGAGGCCTCATGGCCACGCTCACCGCATGGGCCGAGATGCGCGGCGTTCCCTACGAGGGCGTGCCCGTCGGCACCATCAAGCGGTTTGCCACCGGAAAAGGCAACGCGCCGAAGCAGGCAATGATCGACGCTGCGCGCGCCCGGGGTTTCAGCCCCGCCGACGACAACGAGGCCGACGCCATCGCCATTCTGCTCTGGGCTCTGGAAACCCGGGGAGGTGTCGCATGA